In a genomic window of Akkermansia massiliensis:
- a CDS encoding pirin family protein yields MNIIIDRASSRGHANHGWLNTYHTFSFANYFNPDRMQFGALRVLNDDTVLPEEGFGTHPHKNMEVISIPLKGQLRHGDSLNNSHTITRGEIQVMSAGTGIQHSEFNGSSTEPLEFLQIWVIPDRVNTPPKYRDYDIKPLLKHNEISTFLAPETDISIMQQAWFSWAELDRGVEREYQFKCQNTGVYVFVIDGEIKIGDTVLHRRDGAGITDTDSITIEAIQNSTVLLMEVAV; encoded by the coding sequence ATGAACATCATCATTGACCGTGCATCTTCCCGTGGGCATGCCAACCACGGATGGCTGAATACATACCATACGTTCAGTTTTGCCAATTACTTCAATCCGGACCGCATGCAGTTCGGAGCCCTGCGCGTACTCAACGACGACACGGTTCTCCCGGAAGAAGGCTTCGGCACCCACCCCCACAAGAACATGGAGGTAATTTCCATTCCCCTGAAGGGACAGCTCCGCCACGGAGACAGCCTGAACAACAGCCATACCATCACCCGCGGAGAAATCCAGGTGATGAGCGCCGGAACGGGCATCCAGCACAGCGAATTCAACGGCAGTTCCACGGAACCCCTGGAATTCCTTCAAATATGGGTCATTCCGGACAGGGTCAACACGCCCCCCAAATACCGGGACTACGACATCAAGCCCCTGCTGAAGCACAATGAGATTTCCACCTTCCTGGCTCCGGAAACGGATATCTCCATCATGCAGCAGGCCTGGTTCTCCTGGGCGGAACTCGACCGGGGCGTGGAACGGGAATATCAATTCAAGTGCCAGAACACCGGGGTGTACGTCTTCGTGATAGACGGAGAAATCAAGATCGGAGACACGGTGCTGCACCGCCGGGACGGAGCCGGAATAACGGATACGGACTCCATCACCATTGAAGCCATCCAGAACTCAACCGTTCTTCTGATGGAAGTGGCCGTCTGA
- a CDS encoding DUF2062 domain-containing protein — protein MEHRYRQLMRKVRLYLLTEVRKKSWASKFLSARVFDPVYWSWNRQSVATGAAWGAAAAIAPLPMQSLWGVFASLWRKGNIPVAILMAWLSPPGFTFFAIPAQWWLGWFLFSLVGLPTSGANWQMLKTGVQQWSWAPFDGLSIGMVSLEFLTGWIVSSVVLGCLCYGLVQLGWGIGHFLRSRRKAAGK, from the coding sequence ATGGAACACCGCTACAGGCAATTGATGCGCAAGGTCAGGCTTTACCTGCTGACGGAGGTGCGTAAAAAATCGTGGGCCAGCAAATTCCTTTCCGCCAGGGTTTTTGACCCCGTCTACTGGTCCTGGAACAGGCAGTCCGTAGCGACAGGCGCCGCCTGGGGGGCCGCCGCGGCGATTGCCCCGCTGCCCATGCAGAGCCTGTGGGGCGTTTTCGCCAGCCTGTGGCGCAAGGGCAATATTCCCGTAGCCATCCTGATGGCGTGGCTTTCCCCTCCCGGCTTCACCTTTTTCGCCATTCCGGCCCAGTGGTGGCTGGGGTGGTTCCTTTTTTCCCTTGTGGGGCTCCCCACGTCCGGAGCGAACTGGCAGATGCTGAAAACGGGAGTGCAGCAATGGTCCTGGGCCCCGTTTGACGGGTTGAGCATCGGCATGGTAAGCCTGGAGTTCCTGACGGGCTGGATTGTTTCCAGCGTGGTGCTGGGCTGCCTGTGCTACGGTCTGGTGCAGCTGGGGTGGGGGATAGGCCATTTTCTGCGCAGCAGAAGAAAGGCTGCCGGGAAATAA
- a CDS encoding TlyA family RNA methyltransferase, whose translation MSKQRLDVLLVSRNLVESRELAQRLIIAGEVSVGGHPSTKPGLKVSEDAEIAIRNRPRYVSRGGLKMEGALNAFPVSAEGKVCLDIGASTGGFTDCLLQHGAVKVHAIDVGTNQLVWKLRQDPRVVVKEKFNARYMTPEDIGEQVDLIVSDVSFISLKKILPAAFPLLKDGGDALVLIKPQFELQPEDIGPGGIVRDPVLHQRAVDSIRAFVTEELNRSWMGCEPSPITGTDGNHEFLAWLK comes from the coding sequence ATGAGCAAGCAACGACTCGACGTCCTTCTGGTTTCCCGCAATCTCGTAGAATCCCGGGAACTGGCCCAGAGGCTTATCATTGCCGGAGAGGTGAGCGTGGGTGGCCACCCTTCCACCAAACCGGGCCTCAAGGTCAGTGAAGACGCGGAAATAGCCATCCGGAACCGCCCCCGCTACGTCAGCCGCGGCGGCCTGAAAATGGAGGGAGCCCTGAACGCCTTCCCCGTCTCCGCGGAAGGCAAGGTCTGCCTGGACATCGGCGCGTCCACCGGAGGCTTTACGGACTGCCTGCTCCAGCACGGCGCCGTCAAAGTGCACGCGATCGACGTCGGCACCAACCAACTCGTCTGGAAACTGCGGCAGGATCCCCGCGTCGTCGTGAAGGAGAAATTCAACGCCCGCTACATGACTCCGGAAGACATCGGGGAACAGGTGGACCTGATCGTCTCCGACGTCTCCTTCATTTCTCTGAAAAAAATCCTGCCCGCGGCCTTCCCCCTGCTTAAGGACGGAGGGGACGCCCTGGTGCTCATCAAACCCCAGTTTGAACTCCAGCCGGAAGACATCGGCCCCGGCGGCATCGTCCGGGACCCGGTCCTGCACCAGCGGGCGGTGGACTCCATACGCGCCTTCGTCACGGAAGAACTAAACCGCTCCTGGATGGGCTGCGAGCCCTCCCCCATCACCGGAACCGACGGGAACCATGAATTCCTGGCGTGGCTCAAGTAG
- a CDS encoding nitroreductase family protein: MNLEEALNYRRAVRVFDKNKPLDPEKVKHCLELASLAPSSSNMQLWEFFQITRPELIARVAGACLGQPAAATASEIVVFVTRQDLYRQRAQFVLEFERGNIRRNSPEERQAKRIRDRELYYGKLMPFLYARCCGILGAFRALLARGIGLFRPMMREVSECDMRVTVNKSCALAAQTFMIAMAAEGYDTCPLEGFDSKRMKKLLKLPHGAGINMVVPCGIRDREKGIWGERYRVPFDEVYHRL; encoded by the coding sequence ATGAATTTGGAAGAAGCCTTGAATTACCGCCGGGCCGTGCGGGTATTTGATAAAAATAAACCGCTGGACCCTGAAAAGGTGAAACACTGCCTGGAATTGGCCTCCCTGGCTCCCAGCAGTTCCAACATGCAGTTGTGGGAATTCTTCCAAATCACCCGGCCTGAATTGATAGCCCGCGTTGCCGGGGCCTGCCTAGGCCAGCCGGCTGCCGCCACGGCTTCGGAAATAGTCGTTTTCGTGACGCGGCAGGACCTGTACCGGCAGCGGGCGCAATTCGTCCTCGAATTCGAGCGTGGAAACATCCGGCGGAACAGCCCGGAGGAACGCCAGGCCAAACGCATCAGGGACCGGGAATTATACTATGGAAAGCTGATGCCGTTCCTCTATGCGCGCTGCTGCGGTATTTTGGGGGCTTTCCGGGCTTTGCTGGCCAGGGGCATCGGCCTTTTCCGCCCCATGATGCGCGAAGTCTCGGAGTGCGATATGCGCGTCACGGTCAACAAATCCTGCGCCCTCGCCGCCCAGACGTTCATGATTGCCATGGCCGCTGAAGGATACGATACCTGCCCGCTGGAGGGATTTGACAGCAAGCGGATGAAAAAACTGCTGAAATTGCCTCATGGCGCCGGGATCAATATGGTAGTCCCCTGCGGCATACGGGACAGAGAGAAAGGTATCTGGGGCGAGCGGTACAGAGTCCCGTTCGATGAGGTGTACCATAGGCTCTGA
- a CDS encoding type 1 glutamine amidotransferase domain-containing protein, which translates to MKQMKILMVVTGTGMFPDGKQETGLWLSELTHIYDRAKKRGYDIVIASPKGGDTPVDPMSLKTMYMDKLSKSCWDDSEFRDVLRHTKSLDEVSGEMFDCIYLAGGHGAMFDFTDNAVLQELIKNHYESNKIVGAICHGVCGLLNVKLSDGQYLVKDKKVTGFSWFEEGLAGKKKEVPFDLESALKERRADYKKSLIPMMPEVVADGNLITGQDPFSSEKMAETVMGRFNQ; encoded by the coding sequence ATGAAACAAATGAAGATACTGATGGTCGTAACCGGAACCGGGATGTTTCCCGACGGAAAACAGGAAACGGGATTGTGGCTCAGCGAGCTCACCCACATTTACGACAGAGCGAAAAAGCGGGGATATGACATCGTCATCGCAAGTCCGAAGGGAGGCGACACCCCCGTCGATCCCATGAGTCTGAAAACGATGTACATGGACAAACTGTCCAAAAGCTGCTGGGACGATTCGGAATTCCGGGATGTGCTGCGGCACACGAAAAGCCTGGATGAAGTTTCCGGTGAGATGTTCGACTGCATTTATTTGGCCGGAGGCCACGGCGCGATGTTCGATTTTACGGATAACGCCGTTCTGCAGGAACTCATCAAAAACCACTATGAAAGTAATAAAATAGTTGGTGCTATTTGCCATGGCGTATGCGGATTGTTAAACGTGAAGCTCTCGGACGGACAATATCTGGTAAAAGATAAGAAGGTCACGGGATTCAGCTGGTTTGAGGAAGGTCTGGCCGGAAAGAAAAAGGAGGTGCCTTTCGATCTGGAATCCGCGCTGAAGGAACGGCGGGCGGATTACAAGAAGTCATTGATTCCGATGATGCCGGAAGTAGTGGCCGACGGAAATCTGATCACGGGCCAGGACCCGTTCAGTTCGGAAAAGATGGCTGAAACGGTCATGGGACGGTTTAATCAATAG
- the nagB gene encoding glucosamine-6-phosphate deaminase, with product MKVETFETPQDAAKALAGEVAELIRTRAAEGRNVVLGLATGATPLPFYAELVRLHKEEGLSFANVISFNLDEYSGLDHDHPESYWYFMHTNLFNHIDMKPENINLPSGTVKGDEIAAHCAAYEQKIKDCGGIDLQILGIGRTGHIGFNEPGSDDTTITRQVHLDELTRSDAAPAFGGIENVPTTAITMGVATIMGAREVALMAWGEKKASIVKKAVQGPVTVDVAASYLQKHPNAKFLLDKGAASQL from the coding sequence ATGAAAGTAGAAACTTTTGAAACTCCCCAGGATGCTGCCAAGGCTTTGGCAGGAGAAGTTGCGGAACTGATCCGCACGCGCGCCGCCGAAGGCAGGAACGTGGTTCTTGGCCTCGCCACGGGCGCCACTCCGCTGCCCTTTTATGCGGAGCTGGTCCGCCTGCACAAGGAAGAAGGCCTTTCCTTTGCCAACGTCATCTCCTTCAATCTGGACGAATACAGCGGCCTGGACCACGACCATCCGGAATCCTACTGGTATTTCATGCATACCAATCTCTTCAACCACATCGACATGAAGCCGGAGAACATCAACCTGCCCTCCGGCACGGTGAAGGGTGACGAGATTGCCGCCCACTGCGCCGCCTACGAACAGAAAATCAAGGACTGCGGCGGCATCGACCTCCAGATTCTCGGCATTGGCCGCACCGGCCACATCGGCTTCAACGAACCCGGCTCCGACGATACCACCATCACCCGCCAGGTGCATCTGGACGAACTGACCCGTTCCGACGCCGCCCCCGCTTTCGGCGGCATTGAAAACGTTCCCACCACCGCCATCACCATGGGCGTGGCCACCATCATGGGCGCCCGGGAAGTGGCTCTGATGGCCTGGGGCGAAAAGAAGGCTTCCATCGTGAAGAAGGCCGTTCAGGGGCCTGTGACGGTGGATGTGGCTGCCTCCTACCTGCAGAAGCACCCGAACGCCAAGTTCCTTCTGGACAAGGGCGCCGCTTCCCAGCTTTAA
- a CDS encoding class I SAM-dependent rRNA methyltransferase, producing the protein MAGLIISPRARIFQGHDWVYGTEVRKVFGNPQPGDVVALKDFKDRFLGSAMFNPHSQIVARRFSRRKQELDGDFFSRRISQAVELRRQWLPEETLTRLVWSESDGLPGLIVDRYADYLVVQTLTIAMEHRLPIILNVLEDLLSPRGIIVRNDSPMLAAEGIEPSVRVARGQEPEPFAASSGSVQFMIDLQTGQKTGLYLDQLDNYAAVARFARGRRVLDCFCNQGGFALACALAGAAEVTAVDVSQDAMDAVARNAKLNGVSIQCVTDNAFDFLKKEAALVRDGGEHKWDLIILDPPSFTRNKKSVHDAMRGYKEIHLRAMKLLAPGGILSTFCCSHHAGADLFRESVLDAAIDAPATLRLIQQHGQRPDHPILLNIPETEYLKGFTYELLPGR; encoded by the coding sequence ATGGCAGGTTTGATTATTTCTCCAAGAGCACGCATTTTTCAGGGGCACGACTGGGTTTACGGCACGGAAGTGCGCAAGGTCTTCGGCAATCCCCAGCCGGGGGACGTCGTGGCGCTGAAGGATTTCAAGGACCGCTTCCTGGGATCCGCCATGTTCAACCCCCATTCCCAGATCGTCGCCAGGCGTTTTTCCCGCCGCAAGCAGGAACTGGACGGGGACTTTTTTTCCAGGCGCATCAGCCAGGCGGTGGAACTGCGCCGCCAGTGGCTGCCGGAGGAAACGCTCACGCGCCTCGTCTGGAGCGAGTCTGACGGCCTCCCCGGCCTGATCGTGGACCGTTACGCGGATTACCTGGTCGTCCAGACGCTGACCATCGCCATGGAGCACCGCCTCCCCATTATCCTGAACGTTCTGGAAGACCTGCTTTCCCCCAGGGGAATCATCGTCAGGAACGATTCCCCCATGCTGGCGGCGGAGGGCATTGAGCCTTCCGTCCGGGTGGCGCGCGGGCAGGAGCCGGAACCCTTCGCCGCAAGCAGCGGCAGCGTGCAATTCATGATTGACCTCCAGACGGGGCAGAAAACAGGGCTGTACCTGGACCAGCTGGACAATTACGCCGCCGTGGCCCGTTTTGCCCGCGGACGCCGCGTGCTGGACTGCTTCTGCAACCAGGGCGGCTTTGCGCTGGCCTGCGCCCTTGCCGGAGCCGCGGAGGTAACAGCTGTGGACGTATCCCAGGACGCCATGGACGCCGTGGCGCGCAACGCAAAGCTGAACGGCGTCTCCATCCAGTGCGTTACGGACAACGCGTTTGACTTCCTGAAGAAGGAGGCGGCCCTCGTCCGGGACGGAGGGGAGCACAAGTGGGACCTGATTATCCTGGACCCGCCCTCCTTCACCAGAAACAAGAAGTCCGTGCATGACGCCATGCGCGGGTATAAGGAAATCCACCTCCGCGCCATGAAGCTTCTGGCCCCGGGAGGCATTCTTTCCACCTTCTGCTGTTCCCACCACGCCGGGGCGGACCTGTTCCGGGAAAGCGTTCTCGACGCCGCCATCGATGCGCCCGCCACCCTGCGCCTGATACAGCAACACGGCCAAAGACCGGATCATCCAATTTTACTGAACATTCCGGAAACGGAATACCTTAAGGGCTTCACTTATGAACTGCTTCCCGGCAGATGA
- a CDS encoding KH domain-containing protein yields MHPAVEQIRQYLQLIALQFVQHPEQAELRVAESPQGDAVRFRLILEKTDVARIIGRNGMTASAIRSLAKAAGEKHGIKVIVHMLSHEEAAEQP; encoded by the coding sequence ATGCATCCTGCCGTAGAACAAATCCGCCAGTACCTGCAATTGATCGCTCTGCAATTCGTGCAACATCCGGAACAGGCGGAATTGCGCGTTGCGGAATCTCCGCAGGGAGACGCCGTCCGCTTCCGCCTGATTCTGGAAAAGACGGACGTGGCCCGCATCATCGGCCGCAACGGAATGACGGCCTCCGCCATCCGCTCCCTGGCGAAGGCGGCCGGGGAAAAGCACGGCATCAAGGTCATCGTGCACATGCTTTCCCATGAGGAGGCGGCCGAACAGCCGTAA
- a CDS encoding class I SAM-dependent rRNA methyltransferase, producing the protein MNDFRNSRDSSDSRPRPAYRDRRSQPGRPRTAPKKNLFVNKSPEGSEQWLTPWVELKYFTYNPAVFPRMLGSVSGEIAPGSLVHVYDKNGELFGAGFWNEASRTPLRVVYHGKDAFTERDLDAALERAVKLRREILCLDETTNAYRVLHGDSDGLGGLVVDRYADVLSLEVSTLAVWQRLDRWLPLLHRLCGTKRHVVQVDEGIARMEGIRAEDAPESPAPVRLVKIVENGITYEVDFAQGHKTGFFCDQRDNRLKFASLVKGAAVLDLCCYSGGFSIAAKMLGGAAEVTGVDLDEKAIAMAKRNGNINQQRIDFVHADAFVYARQMVRNGRLFDAVLLDPPKFIIGREGYEEGIKKYHDLNMLGLQCVRPGGLFVTCSCSGLLSPAEFEHTVIKAAQRQGRKLQIMAMTGPGWDHPFLSTYPEGRYLKVLWAIAL; encoded by the coding sequence ATGAACGATTTCCGCAATTCCCGTGATTCTAGCGATTCCCGCCCCAGGCCCGCCTACCGGGACCGCCGCTCCCAGCCGGGGCGCCCGCGCACGGCTCCCAAAAAGAACCTTTTTGTCAACAAGTCCCCGGAGGGCAGTGAACAATGGCTCACGCCGTGGGTGGAGCTGAAATACTTCACGTACAATCCCGCCGTTTTCCCCCGCATGCTCGGCTCCGTGAGCGGGGAAATAGCCCCGGGAAGCCTGGTGCACGTCTATGACAAGAACGGGGAACTGTTCGGCGCGGGCTTCTGGAACGAGGCCAGCCGCACGCCCCTGCGCGTGGTGTACCACGGGAAGGACGCCTTTACCGAGCGGGACCTGGACGCCGCCCTGGAACGCGCCGTGAAGCTGCGCCGGGAGATTCTGTGCCTGGATGAAACCACCAACGCTTACCGCGTGCTGCACGGTGACTCCGACGGCCTGGGCGGCCTGGTGGTGGACCGTTACGCGGACGTGCTGAGCCTGGAGGTGAGCACGCTGGCCGTCTGGCAGAGGCTGGACCGCTGGCTGCCCCTGCTGCACCGCCTGTGCGGCACGAAGCGCCACGTGGTGCAGGTGGACGAAGGCATTGCCCGCATGGAGGGCATCCGCGCGGAGGACGCCCCGGAATCCCCCGCTCCGGTCCGGCTGGTGAAGATTGTGGAAAACGGCATCACTTATGAAGTGGACTTCGCCCAGGGGCACAAGACGGGCTTCTTCTGCGACCAGCGGGACAACCGCCTTAAATTCGCCTCCCTGGTGAAGGGGGCCGCGGTGCTGGACCTGTGCTGCTACAGCGGCGGCTTTTCCATTGCCGCCAAAATGCTGGGAGGAGCGGCGGAAGTCACGGGCGTGGACCTGGATGAAAAGGCCATCGCCATGGCGAAGAGGAACGGCAATATCAACCAGCAGCGCATCGACTTCGTGCATGCGGACGCCTTTGTCTACGCGCGCCAGATGGTGCGCAACGGGCGGCTGTTTGACGCCGTGCTGCTGGACCCGCCCAAATTCATCATCGGCAGGGAGGGGTATGAGGAAGGCATCAAGAAGTACCATGACCTCAACATGCTGGGGCTGCAATGCGTGCGGCCCGGCGGCCTGTTCGTCACCTGTTCCTGTTCCGGGCTGCTTTCCCCTGCGGAGTTTGAGCACACCGTCATCAAGGCCGCCCAGCGGCAGGGGCGCAAGCTCCAGATCATGGCGATGACCGGCCCCGGCTGGGACCACCCCTTCCTGAGCACGTACCCGGAAGGCCGCTACCTGAAGGTGCTCTGGGCCATTGCCTTGTAG
- a CDS encoding SDR family oxidoreductase — MAKLRVMYRTLVFGAGGRVGSRLAAHLEEEGMEVVGCGRDACDLKDLKALKNVLLSSGATHVVNCAAVSGLEACLDDPETAHRVNAMAPEMMARICRLEGMRFIHLSTDYVLDGRRAGLKTESDKCRPVNVYGESKLEAELRVREEMPEALVARVSWVFGNPERPSFPEMVLRKALNGEPLSAVADKWSMPAWVEDLCGWLRFLAYESDASGVLHLCQSGEPVSWHGYAVTALKCAVKHGLLPSLPPVAEQKLDEQAGFRDARPRHTAMSCERLASLMKRPVRTYEEAIDLAVARYASDSTFLSRIS, encoded by the coding sequence ATGGCTAAGCTCCGTGTCATGTACAGAACATTGGTGTTCGGAGCGGGCGGCCGTGTGGGGAGCCGCCTGGCGGCGCATCTGGAAGAGGAAGGCATGGAAGTGGTGGGATGCGGACGGGACGCCTGTGATTTAAAGGATTTAAAAGCCCTGAAAAACGTGCTGCTTTCCTCCGGCGCCACCCACGTGGTGAACTGCGCCGCCGTGAGCGGCCTGGAGGCCTGCCTGGATGATCCGGAGACGGCGCACCGCGTGAACGCCATGGCCCCGGAGATGATGGCTCGCATCTGCCGCCTGGAGGGCATGCGCTTCATCCACCTGAGCACGGACTACGTGCTGGACGGCAGGAGGGCCGGCCTGAAAACGGAGTCGGACAAGTGCCGCCCCGTGAACGTGTACGGAGAATCCAAGCTGGAGGCGGAACTCCGCGTGCGGGAGGAAATGCCGGAGGCGCTGGTTGCCCGCGTTTCCTGGGTGTTCGGCAATCCGGAACGGCCCTCCTTCCCGGAGATGGTGCTGCGGAAGGCGCTGAACGGAGAACCCCTCTCCGCCGTGGCGGACAAATGGTCCATGCCCGCGTGGGTGGAGGATTTGTGCGGGTGGCTCCGTTTCCTGGCCTATGAAAGCGACGCGTCCGGCGTGCTGCACCTGTGCCAGTCCGGGGAACCCGTCTCCTGGCACGGTTATGCCGTGACCGCTCTGAAATGCGCCGTGAAGCACGGGCTGCTGCCTTCTTTGCCGCCCGTGGCGGAACAAAAGCTCGACGAACAGGCCGGTTTCAGGGATGCTCGGCCCCGGCATACCGCCATGTCCTGCGAACGGCTCGCTTCTCTGATGAAGCGGCCCGTGAGGACGTATGAAGAGGCCATCGACCTGGCCGTGGCCCGCTATGCCTCAGATTCAACCTTCCTCTCCCGCATTTCATGA
- a CDS encoding enolase C-terminal domain-like protein yields the protein MFYHEYSLTACGPLNARAAEVCRKGALIKTDEGGYGCIQPWPELGDATLQEELDALRKGNPLPLGIRALECARTDGEARAKGASLFDGLHIPASHATLPSCVSPATIRIMESKGFKAGKIKASPNLAAALERLTMLASMVPAWRWRLDFNGCLNENDALKFWKSLPHHLKTRIDFIEDPCPFSVQSWERLVDAGMPLALDMGSDSEHQPAISSDLPIIRIVKPAREATPEYLYEPPVFTTVMDHPVGQLWAVYQAADYYRNALPTEIPLCGLCTHLLFEPDPFLDQMGGMNPQVAVPAGTGLGFDGMLEALPWKKL from the coding sequence GTGTTTTACCATGAATATTCTTTAACGGCCTGCGGTCCGCTGAACGCCAGAGCCGCGGAAGTATGCAGGAAAGGAGCCCTCATTAAAACGGATGAAGGCGGGTACGGCTGCATCCAGCCGTGGCCGGAGCTGGGGGACGCCACGTTGCAGGAGGAACTGGACGCGCTCAGGAAGGGAAACCCGCTGCCGCTGGGCATCCGCGCCTTGGAATGCGCCCGGACGGACGGGGAGGCGCGCGCGAAGGGCGCCAGCCTGTTTGACGGCCTGCACATTCCCGCCAGCCACGCCACGCTGCCCTCCTGCGTCAGCCCCGCCACCATCCGCATCATGGAATCCAAGGGGTTCAAGGCCGGAAAAATCAAGGCAAGCCCCAACCTGGCCGCCGCCCTGGAACGGCTGACCATGCTCGCCTCCATGGTCCCCGCCTGGCGCTGGCGGCTGGACTTCAACGGGTGCCTGAATGAAAACGACGCCCTGAAATTCTGGAAATCCCTGCCCCACCACCTGAAAACCCGGATAGACTTCATTGAAGACCCGTGCCCCTTCTCCGTCCAGAGCTGGGAACGGCTGGTGGACGCCGGCATGCCGCTGGCCCTGGACATGGGCTCGGACTCGGAGCACCAGCCGGCCATCTCCTCGGACCTGCCCATCATCCGCATCGTCAAGCCCGCGAGGGAAGCCACGCCGGAGTATCTTTACGAGCCCCCCGTGTTCACCACCGTCATGGACCATCCCGTGGGGCAGCTCTGGGCCGTCTACCAGGCGGCGGACTACTACCGCAACGCCCTGCCCACGGAAATCCCCCTCTGTGGCCTCTGCACGCACCTCCTGTTTGAACCGGACCCCTTCCTTGACCAGATGGGCGGCATGAACCCGCAGGTAGCCGTTCCCGCCGGAACGGGCCTGGGCTTTGACGGGATGCTGGAAGCCCTGCCCTGGAAAAAACTCTGA